Proteins encoded in a region of the Micropterus dolomieu isolate WLL.071019.BEF.003 ecotype Adirondacks linkage group LG09, ASM2129224v1, whole genome shotgun sequence genome:
- the nr1d2b gene encoding nuclear receptor subfamily 1 group D member 2b — translation MESSKAGGVITYISSSSSGSSPESCHSDSSNGSYQSSSPPHGSSPSRHRPGQPADPTLPAAGQNLPGSQKSGRSSSTAKCGITKINGLVLLCKVCGDVASGFHYGVHACEGCKGFFRRSIQQNIQYKKCLKNESCPIMRINRNRCQQCRFKKCLMVGMSRDSVRFGRIPKREKQRMLLEMQSAMNNMMNNSQLHSSQTLPIGKPLPASATEPTSEDAGPAPSCSPSSQSDSSSEPEPTVAMDTSPSSASPSTSDSGEEEVIGSVTRAHQETFMYNQEQSTLTPEAPPPTGSLNSGSAKNTTNLREEEQQDAWNHHNNLVTMAAQDPPSSMGPQGQEDNTTSHCPFRLSRRAVSSHCPAYTHGAFRALSTEGPANGAHTGPLWRGGNRMHLVCPMNTSPHVDPQKSGHEVWEEFSHSFTPAVREVVEFAKKIPGFRDLSQPDQVSLLKAGTFEVLVVRFASLFDMKDRTVTFLGGKKYSLDTLRAMGAGDLLNSMFDFSEKLINLGLSEEEMSLFTAVVLVSADRSGIENVNSVEALQETLIRALRSLITKNHPNESAIFTKLLLKLPDLRSLNNMHSEQLLAFKVHS, via the exons ATGGAGTCGAGCAAAGCTG GAGGCGTGATAACCTACATCAGCTCGTCCAGCTCTGGCTCTAGCCCGGAGTCGTGCCACAGCGACTCCTCCAACGGCAGCTACCAGTCGTCCTCCCCGCCCCACGGCTCCTCGCCCAGCCGCCACCGGCCAGGTCAGCCGGCTGACCCCACGCTCCCCGCAGCCGGCCAAAACCTTCCAGGATCTCAGAAAAGCGGACGCTCCTCCTCCACTGCAAAATGTGGCATCACAA AAATCAACGGCCTGGTGCTGCTGTGTAAGGTGTGTGGCGATGTGGCCTCTGGTTTCCATTACGGCGTGCATGCCTGCGAGGGCTGTAAG GGCTTCTTCAGGAGGAGCATCCAGCAGAACATCCAGTATAAGAAGTGCCTTAAGAACGAGAGCTGCCCCATCATGAGGATCAACAGGAACCGCTGCCAGCAGTGCCGTTTCAAGAAATGCCTGATGGTGGGAATGTCCAGAGACT CTGTGCGCTTTGGCCGAATCCCCAAGCGGGAGAAACAACGCATGCTGCTGGAGATGCAGAGTGCCATGAACAACATGATGAACAACAGCCAGCTGCACAGCAGCCAGACCCTACCTATTGGCAAACCGCTGCCGGCCAGTGCCACAGAACCTACCTCCGAGGATGCCGGCCCCGCCCCTTCCTGCTCTCCATCCAGCCAATCAGACTCCAGCTCTGAACCTGAACCCACCGTGGCCATGGACACCAGCCCCAGCTCGGCCTCGCCCAGCACGTCAGACagcggggaggaggaggtgatcGGCTCGGTGACCAGGGCCCACCAGGAGACCTTCATGTACAACCAGGAGCAGAGCACCCTGACACCTGAGGCCCCGCCCCCCACTGGCTCCCTGAACAGTGGCTCTGCCAAAAACACCACTAACCTGCGtgaagaggagcagcaggatGCCTGGAACCACCACAACAACCTGGTCACCATGGCAGCACAGGACCCCCCCTCCAGCATGGGCCCCCAAGGTCAGGAGGACAACACCACCAGCCACTGCCCCTTCAGGCTGTCCAGGAGGGCCGTCTCCAGCCACTGCCCAGCCTACACACACGGAGCGTTCAGAGCCCTGTCCACAGAGGGCCCCGCCAATGGAGCCCACACTGGGCCCCTGTGGAGAGGAGGCAACAGAATGCATCTG GTGTGTCCGATGAACACGTCTCCCCATGTGGACCCTCAGAAGTCTGGCCACGAGGTGTGGGAGGAGTTTTCCCACAGCTTCACCCCTGCTGTCAGGGAGGTGGTGGAGTTTGCCAAGAAGATCCCAGGCTTCAGAGATCTGTCCCAGCCTGACCAGGTCAGCCTGCTGAAGGCTGGCACCTTTGAG GTGTTGGTGGTTCGCTTTGCTTCTCTCTTCGACATGAAGGACCGCACCGTCACTTTTCTGGGTGGGAAGAAATACAGCTTGGACACTCTGAGAGCCATGGGGGCCGGAGACCTCCTCAACTCCATGTTTGACTTCAGTGAGAAGCTCATCAACCTGGGCCTCAGTGAGGAGGAGATGAGCCTCTTCACAGCTGTGGTTCTGGTCTCTGCAG ATCGTTCAGGCATAGAGAACGTGAACTCGGTGGAGGCCCTGCAGGAGACGCTGATCCGCGCCCTGCGAAGCCTCATCACCAAGAACCACCCCAACGAGTCGGCCATCTTCACCAAGCTGCTGCTCAAACTGCCCGACCTGCGCTCGCTCAACAACATGCACTCTGAGCAGCTGCTGGCCTTCAAGGTCCATTCCTGA